From a single Labrenzia sp. PHM005 genomic region:
- a CDS encoding branched-chain amino acid ABC transporter substrate-binding protein gives MQYLKTLVAATALAVCSAGVSSAETLKIGYIDPLSGPFALTGDTGLKHFRYAADKINDTGGAAGMTVEIVPFDNKINPKESLVQLQKAIDQGIRYIVQGNGSSVASALIDAINKHNKRNPGDEVLFLNYAAVDPAFTNDRCSFWHFRFDADADMKMEAMTDWLAEQQDIKKVYILGQDYSFGKAVAGAAVKMISEKRPDIEIVGNELHPLGKVKDFTPYIQKMISAEADAVITGNWGQDMTLLVKAASASGHKVPYLTYYGGGLGAVATMGESAIGLVKQITEFHQNIETSEDQIANMDRFQERYGTDYYYQRVFTLMEMFDRALDDVGENDPVKVAFALEGMGHETPYGSVSMRKDNHQLIQPMFISTFSDDITRKLEGTDFGFKTDPDGVIKGEATRTETTCQMKRPS, from the coding sequence GTGCAATATCTCAAGACACTTGTGGCCGCCACCGCGCTTGCCGTCTGTTCAGCAGGCGTTTCATCCGCCGAGACCTTGAAAATTGGCTATATTGATCCGCTGTCGGGCCCCTTTGCGCTTACCGGTGATACCGGGCTGAAGCACTTCCGATATGCTGCGGACAAAATCAACGACACCGGCGGAGCCGCCGGAATGACGGTGGAAATCGTCCCCTTCGACAACAAGATCAATCCGAAAGAAAGCCTGGTTCAGCTGCAAAAAGCCATTGACCAGGGCATCCGCTACATCGTTCAGGGCAATGGATCGTCTGTCGCGTCCGCACTGATTGACGCCATCAACAAACACAACAAGCGCAATCCGGGCGATGAAGTGTTGTTTTTGAATTATGCCGCTGTCGATCCGGCCTTCACCAATGACCGCTGCAGTTTCTGGCATTTCCGCTTTGATGCGGATGCGGATATGAAAATGGAGGCCATGACCGATTGGCTGGCCGAACAACAGGACATCAAGAAAGTCTATATTCTTGGCCAGGATTATTCCTTCGGCAAAGCGGTTGCCGGCGCAGCTGTGAAGATGATTTCTGAAAAACGGCCGGACATCGAGATCGTCGGCAATGAGCTGCATCCCCTTGGCAAGGTCAAGGATTTCACGCCTTACATTCAGAAAATGATTTCTGCAGAAGCTGATGCCGTGATCACCGGCAACTGGGGCCAGGACATGACGCTCCTCGTCAAGGCGGCCTCCGCCTCGGGCCACAAGGTGCCTTATCTGACCTACTACGGCGGCGGGCTTGGCGCCGTTGCCACCATGGGTGAAAGCGCGATTGGACTGGTCAAGCAGATTACGGAGTTCCATCAGAACATCGAGACCAGCGAAGACCAGATCGCAAACATGGACCGGTTCCAGGAGCGCTACGGCACCGATTATTATTATCAGCGTGTTTTCACACTAATGGAGATGTTTGACCGCGCGCTTGATGACGTCGGCGAGAATGACCCGGTTAAGGTCGCGTTTGCACTGGAAGGGATGGGCCACGAAACGCCCTATGGGTCTGTATCCATGCGCAAGGACAATCATCAACTGATCCAGCCGATGTTCATCTCGACCTTCTCTGATGATATCACCCGCAAGTTGGAAGGCACGGACTTCGGCTTCAAGACCGATCCGGACGGCGTCATCAAGGGCGAGGCCACGCGCACCGAAACCACCTGCCAGATGAAACGGCCCAGCTGA